TTTTTTTCTGGCTTTGAACAGAAAATTTGTCTATTTCAATGTGATCATATTCACCCAGAaaattttgttttcctttttcaacAGTCACCTTTTCTGCTAATATTTTTCATCGGTATAATCACTTTTTTTCATCAATAATATGTAGGAGATGCATTGAGGGTGTTTCTTGATACAGCTGGAACAATCATCCCTGACTATGATCAAGAAACAGTTGTTTCATTGACTAAATTTGCTGATCAGTTGCCTTCGGTATTTGGCGAGGTATGTCCTGTCAGTTTTATTTGTTGAGCCTGCAATAtggatgaaaatttcatcaTCTCCATTGCTTGTTCTTGCTGTTTCACGAATACTATATATCTTGCTGAATCTTACTTTCTTGATGCATATTCAACTTTAAGCTTTATGAATTTTAGCAGGATTATAGTTTTGGTCTTAGCTATCTGCTCTAATGAAATTGTTGCTTCTTTAAGCTTGCTCAAGGGATATAAGAGTTCAAGCCAACACCTTCAGAAAATCTTGAGTGTTTCAAAAACGCCTACAATGTCAAGCGTACACTTCTGGTATTCATATTATGGTTCTATCATCCAGAAAATTAGCTTCTAATTGGAAGTCAATGTTAGAATTGATGGGTTTGAACTTTATTTCAGGTGAAGTTTGACCTCGATCCAATTGATGAGACAGATCGTCTTGAAGAGACACTAAAGCCTCGTGTAGAATCTTTTGGTGGAAAAGTGGAGAAAATTGCATTAACCGGGAACCACATCACACCATGCATACTGGTAACTTGCACATTCTTGCAAGATTTGCTTTTTTTTCACTTGTTTAAGCAGCTACAGAAATAAGGAGAATTCTACTGCAACTTTTGCGAGTGATATCAGTTGTACTTGTTAGCACGATGAGTTCATTGATAAATGCATAGTTTGGCTTCATTATGTACCACTTAAAGATAATGGAGACCTCCATTACTCATCCTTACATAGAAAGTGGAAATTTTTCATGCATCGTAACAGTAAGAAACTGAAAATCCTTCACAATGAACTTTCCATTATTcttcattttcatataaaaacaATGTGAATCTTTATTTTTGTGATCAGGAACCAAAATGGCGAGTAGGAGCTGTATACACTCCAGCAGATGCTGTTGCTCAAGTGGTTAAGACTATGTCAATAAATGACACTAAGGGCCTATGTACAACCATTGCCAACTGGTTCAGTTGTCTCGAGGAGTAATCTTTTGTCACTTCAGCTGAAATCCTATATCGTATTGAAATGTCATTACCTGCATAAACATGGAACTCTCTGATGCACAATGTATAGCTCAACGATGAAAGAGAACTGCACATATATCATCACAGTAGCATCAATAGTACAGTTAAGCATCCCCTTGCCCTCTGGAAACGAAAGAAGAAATGTGATGTCTATACAACATTGCAAAAGTTTACACTCTTTCTTTAAATCTCTTGAATACATAAACATAGTTCTCTATTGATGGTCCATTTTGTTTTATCTCATATTATGGCCTGGTATTGATAACTTTCTACATTTTGATTTACTTTGCCTATTGATGTTGCTTAGTGCTTCatgttttcatttaaaatttaaattttattcgaGTTCAATTCAAATATAGATTATTATACTCAATGTTTactcaaaaatataaatatttaatgttGGAAACTCATATTATATGTCACCAAAAACAAATCGTAAATCATCTGCAAGGCTTTATAGACATtgattttgaattaaattttacaaattttcatgaaatttcattagattttaaaaaaaattcttcaaaatatttttaaggttCTTAAAAAAATGGTTGGGAGAAATTTTACTTTCATTCACAAAACAAAGTATAAAGAATCACAACTTTGAAAGCTCATATTTCAAGTTTCGACTTcaaaatctataatcaaatggAAGCTTAATAATGCGCTTAATAATGCTTAACTCGATTTGTGTATTGTAAATGAGGGCAAGTTTCCAACGAAAACTCAGCCTCAAGCTACAAGGCTGTTGTTTTGACATGGAAATGATATATTATATCTACATAAAGACTAATAAAGTAAAACTTTGCTTATCATTTTTGGAACAAGTATTTCACATGGAATTAAATTCCTTGTAAATGAGGAATTTACAGTGAAATTACATAATTGAAATTCTTACTAAGAAAATAAATACTTAGAACTTcaaaaaaatctggaaaaaaaaatggcTAGCTAACCTATCACCTAAGACAACAAACAACAGTTAATTAAACTAAACTAAACTAATCTTAAATTCTCTAATTCTTTGGCTGAAAATTAATACTTTCTTCATTTAATCAAAGACTTGACTTCCTCAAGGACTTGTGAATTTTGGATTTCTTGATTATTCTCTAGTGCTTCAAGGAACACTTTTGGAACTAAGCATTTTTCACTTGAATACAACTTCTCTTGGATCAAGGAAGATCCAACAAGTTTGTGCAAATCTGATGTTTCAAGTAATTTCTCATTCTCCtgcaaattaaatttaaatgcaAATAAGTTAGTAGCTAATAGAATATAGTTTTTTTACACTAACAAAGGTCTAATTTCTCTATACAAATAACAAGTAACGATTCGTAAATAAgtgaaaattaataatataaatttgcataaaattcatgttatttttattcaattgctACCAAAATTAACCATCAATCATGAACTTAGATTTCTGTTTTTGACATGATACTGGGAGTATAACAAGTCAATATATAGTACTccttttttatatcaatttaaATTCAAAGAGACATAAATTGAATACAAATTCCTTCCTATAACTCCtatttcacaaaattttcagCTAAATATTCGATTGAtaagaatggaagaaagatGACACAATCTTTTATAACTATCGACGAATAGTGTTACGAATGGAAATAAAGTTCATAACCCAAagaagaaacaacaacaacaacgaaaaTAAAgtatagtataaaattagaatgTTGTGTAATTTTGTTTACCTGATATCTTCCCATGAATTGAAGAAGTGCAGTTTGTGCTTGCAAGAACTTAATATACTTGAAAGTAGCTTGCAACATTTCAGCAGTATTCATTTTGTGTCCACCAGGTATCAATTTCCCCAATTCTTGTGTCTTATCAGTAATCTTTTTCCTTCTCTGCCTCGCCGCCATGCTCTGTGCtgacatcttcttcttctcattattattattattattattattaccacCATCTTTCTTCGCGACAACTCCAGTATTATTGCTGCATCCGCTACTAAAAACAGGCATAAGAATTTCTGGAAGCGAATACGAGGCAAAATCTTGAAAGATTGAAGGATTTGGCACGAACTCCTCATTGAACAAACCATGAGGAGGAAGGAAATTGTCTTGAAAGACCTCTTGTTGTTTTGGGGTACTCTCATAAACAGAGTATTCTGGTAAGAAACAAGAATTATGAGTGGACGGTGTTATTATATTACTATTTGGAAGGCAGATGTCTTGAAAAAACTTTTGATGTTTTGGGGTGCGCTCATAAATGGAGTACTCTGGAatgaaacaaaaattatgagTGGATGGACAGTTGTCTTGAAAGACCTTTTGCTGTTTCTCGAAAGCAGAGTACTCTGGCATGAAACAAGAATTGTTATTCATTTCAATTGGTAAAAAAAACTCGTCTGGATCAAAATAACAATCATGATCTTGATTTTCATTGTAAAAGCTCTGTTCAACATCATAGTTGAAATCAAAAAGAAGCTCTGGAGGAAGTTGTTGCATAGCCATTTCTTCAAAGTTGAATTCTTGAACATTTGGTTCCAATTTTGAAGCAGAATAGTAGCTAACACTAGCCATTGTTGAATATCCTTTACAAGAAAATACAAAATGAGCTTATATGAGAATAAGTAGACTTAACTAACCAATAATAGTAGCTTAAATTAGTATAAGAACATGAAATGGTTAATGTAATAAAGATAGAATTAGTTTAAGGATAATTTACCTTAATTGAGAAGACAAgtagagagagatattgtatGTCTTAGTGAATCTTGCAGTTTTTTCTCACTTGTTCAACAAAAGTAGACCTAACGAAGAAGTcttgtttttttgtttaagtAAGTAATTAGTGTTAACTAATAGGATAAATATATGATAGACGGCGGAGGGATGGGGTGGGGGGTCTCAATGGCAGTTACTTTTAGAAGAGTAATGGAGGTTAAGTTATTAGGAATATTAACAGATGCATCTAATGATGGAGAGATTTATTAGGGCCTATTTTACTTAACCgttctttactttctttctttttttcactGTAAATTTTGGTgctttttacttttcttttttatactattttatgagaaaaataatctaatttattttttataatcacTTATAATCACCAATCTTTAATCTCTTATCCCCAGTAAAATTCATGtttaaaaacaacaaaaatccTACCCAAACAAAATTTAATACCAAAAGAAAAAGTAACTGTTACTGTTCAATTAGTCGTAATTTTCAAGTTGAAGCTTGGTCattaatatttgtatattaatcttttataattaaaatattttttaaaaaaagaaaacactTGTCTGATGCCTATTCCAAGCACAATACTATTACTCACAAAAATTaatagtttttaaaataaattttcatatcTAAACATAACTTAATCAAATACTGTCCGATTAAACTTACTCAAATGAGGGTAGTTTGCCAACTAAAAACACAtttccataaaataaaaaaacatctCTATgatctttcaaaaataaatgACTAAATACTTGCCTACATTGGGtacatatttataaataatttaataaggTTTTGATTAATGTTAATGAACCGTGATTAAGAGTTAAGGAAACATGTACAAACACAtgtcatgaatattttttacggttaaatcacataaaataatttttaaccaCGCCAACATTTACACTGGGAAGTTAAAAAAAACTGCAACACTTAagcaaataattaatattagtgGAGTTGTCATTAGCtgaaaaatagtagtaaaaaaATCCTAACATCAACCTTACTTGTGTTTTAGGTTAATTTTTCcactttcttcttttgttttacTGAGCAATtacatcaacatatatatatatatatatatatatatatatatatatatatatatattaagagtAGTGCAGTTGTGATTAGCTAAAGAATAGTAACAAAATCCTAAAATTGAGGAGAGTAACCGTTACTTGTGCTTTAGGTTAATTTTTACCACTTACTTTTTTTGATTTACCACGGATCTATAAGAGCAATTACATAAAcctcttttattatttttataataaataattatttgcaCTTGATttacataaaattatataaatttagtATGTTTAATTAATTTGGGAGATTTAACtagatatactatattaagaaaatatttatcatttataaaaataacatatattttattggacacttataatacatattaccgaaattatatataaagcacatataatacaagttttattatggataatacatttatcacacactttaatacacttataatatattgtgtcaatttcttaccaaacagacataatatatttttaaacagttataatacatttatattgcatacataatatatttttcataaatagcagatttatcatagtattgttatgtattgatatagatgataataaataaaagtatcaaTAAAATtggtaattatttattaaaaaaatgatttttccaAGAAATAATGTAAGTGCATCCTCTTTTATctggaaaaataaaatttagaagGTATTaaaataggacaaaaataagcaTTTTTTTATGAGTTGCAGTTACAAAACTTACGGAGGGTAACTAAttacaaaaaaaggaaataatggAAACAAAAGAGAGGGcatattattaaataaaaaaactttCTTTTCTTATGGAGTTCAGTAATTAATTCCAAGGAAATGAAAAGAATGGAAATAAATATATTACACATAGATTTTCTGACAACTTTTACTATTGGATTGTGTCTTTAATTCTTTTGGGAAATCCATCTTTTGTAACTTTggttttcaattatgatttatgattatagtaaaataaaaaatgaggaGAAGAGAAATAAAACTTATTGGCAATATAAATTAAGATTAATGCAAGCTGAGCTAAATTAGGTAATAGATAAGTAATTTGACCCAAAAATTAAATATCCcccaaataaaagtgaaaaaacGTCAAGAAGAATAGTAATTTATTTCTCAAAGGTCGACTAAAtctcgatcaatttttttttaaaaaaactttatgTTGTCAAAATTATTGATTAATTTGCACATGCATAAATATAAGAGCAACTTATACTCGAAGGTCTTCACGCCAAAGTTATGGAGCTTTTGTTGCAATGgaataaaaaataagataaataaataaattatataatggTGGTCAAAATAAACGGAAAACTGAAAATGGATTTAaggaatatatataaatatgtgtattttttatttatttttgttcattGTACAGAATCATACATTTGTTTGGTTTAAAATTtttactccctccgttcctatttacttgtcaaatattttctaatttgatttctttttttacttgtcaattttgacaaatcaagaaaaagaacaatttttttcttcctattatacgctaaatttattaatattgagttaatgtctttgaaaaatgtagtaaataaatatgcttAAAACCTTTCTTttatcaaatctcatggacatGGTCTAATCATGAGGACAGTATTTTATCATGGTGTCggaaactctatcaattaaaggtggtaaaatggtaaatttaCTATATCAATCATTGTTTTTTTAATAGATGTGTTAAGTCagaatttgacaagtaaaaagaaatGGAGAGGAGTAAAAAAGAATGATTGTacacaaaataaaagattaacTTAGCTTGAAATGGCTGAactttttttgattttccattCGGCCCATTCGGGTGGCACTTCCAATAAAATTTTCTTCATATTCAGAGTTGAAACTCGAAATTTCTAATTAAGGGTAAAATAATCTCACACTGCACCACAACCCGTCTCGATTGAAAAAGAGTATTTGGAATTGAAGAATATGagttttcctttttcctttaatCCCAACAATGTGGTCGGGGAAGGTAGAGCACAAAAGAGAAACAACAATCCTGCGTTCCTCAAAAAAAAAACGAGAAACAACAATCTTGGAACTTTGGAAGAACCCTTCAAAGTGAATTGTAAATTTATAGAAAGATGCAACGATACCTACTATACAAAATGTAGTATCTGTAGCATCAAAATTGCAATTAACATTACTAATCTTTATTTAATACTGTATAATATAATGATAATCTAAACAAAGCAACTGAAATTGAACACCATTAACATGTGGTTGACCCACAAAACCAATATTAACGGCAACATCGATTTTCAATTGACCAGCCATAAAAAGAACTGGTTGCAGCATTTGAtttcataatttaattaatttatcacaAAACTATTATTTGCTTCAATTGTGAGATTATTTCTTTATCAGTAAACTGTAAGAGCTTTTTAATATCCAAACAATCAGCGTATAAATCAAGAATAGCATGATGAAAAACAGAACAGAGAAGAGATTTGAAGACTAGAAAAGCGTATAAATCAAGAACAGCGTATAGATTTTTTCTCCGTATTTCAAACTTTAGTTTGCTTATCATTTTTGGAACAGGTATTTCACATGGAATTAAATTCCTTGTAAATGAGGAATTTACAGtgaaaattacataattaaaattctaactcaaaaaataaatactatCAACTTCAAAAAAAATGGCTAGCTAACCTACCACCTAAGACAACAAACAACAGGTAATTGAACTAAACTAAACTAATCCTAAATTTTCTAATTCTTTAGctgaaaattaataatttcttcATCTAATCAAAGACTTGACTTCCTCAAGGACTATTGAATTTTGGAATTCTTGATTATTCTCTAGTGCTTCAAGGAACACTTTTGGAACTAAGCATTTTTCACTTGAATACAACTTCTCAAGGATCAAGGAAGATCCAACAAGTTTGTGCAGATCTGATGATGTTTCAAATGATTTCTTATCCTCCtgtaaatcaaattcaaatgcACATAAGTTAATAGCTAATagattgtttttttaattttataataacaAAATCTAATTTCTCTGTACTAACAACAAAGAAGAAGTAACAGCTTGTAAAAAAAGTGAGAATTAGTTGCACagacttgcatgaaattcatgttattttattcataagCTTAGACTTCTGTTGTTAACATGATACTCGGGAGATGGGAGTATAACAAGtcaatttatagtacttttttatgccaattttgaatttaaaactaGTTTATGTTTATTGTGACATAAATTGAATATAGATTCCTTCCTACAACTCTTATTTCAAGAGATCTACAGTATACATTTCGCACAAGACTTTATattcaaatgataaaaatggAAGCAAGATGACATGAACTGCAACTATTGCTGTTACGAATGGAAATAAAGTTCATAACATAAAATTAGAATGTTGTGTAATTTTGTTTACCTGATATCTTCCCATGAATTGAAGAAGTGCAGCTTGTGCTTGCAAGAACTTAATATACTTGAAAGTAGCTTGAAACATTTCAGCAGTATTCATTTTGTGTCCACCAGGTATCAATTTCTCCAATTCTTGTGTCTTATCAGTAATCTTCTTTCTCCTCTGCCTCGCCGCCATACTCTGTGCtgacatcttcttcttctcattattattattattaccacCATCTTTCTTCGCGACAACTCCAGTATTATTGCTGCATCCGCTACTAAAAACAGGCATAAGAATTTCTGGAAGCGAATACGAGGCAAAATCTTGAAAGATTGAAGGATTTGGCACGAACTCCTCATTGAACAAACCATGAGGAGGAAGGAAGTTGTCTTGAAAGAGCTCTTGTCGTTTTGGGGTACTCTCATAAACAGAGTATTCTGGTAAGAAACAAGAATTGTGAGTGGACGGTGTTATTATATTACTATTTGGAAGACAGTTGTCTTGAAAATTTTTTTGACGTTTTCGGGTGCTCTCATAAACAGAGTACTCTGGAACGAAACAAGAATTATGAGTGGACGGGCAGTTGTCTTGAAAGACCATTTGTTGTTTCTCAAAAACAGAGTACTTTGGCATGAAACAAGAATTGTTATTCATTTCAACGGGTAAAATAAACTCGTCTGGATCAAAATAACAATCATGATCTTGATTTTCATTATAAAAGCTCTGTTCAATATCGTAGTTGAAATCAAAAAGAAGCTCTGGAGGAAGCTGCTGCATAGCCATTTCTTCAAAGTTGAATTCTTGAACATTTGGTTCCAATTTTGAAGCAGGATAGTAGCTAAAACTAGCCATTGTTGCATATTCTTTACAAGAAAATACAAAATGAGCTAACATGAGACTAAGTAAACTTAAGTAACAAATAGTAGTAGCTTAAGTTAGTATAAGAACATGAAATGGTTAAtgtaataaagataaaattagtTTAAGGATAATTTACCTTAATTGAGATGACAAgtagagagagatattgtatGTCTTAATGAATCTTGCAGTTTTTTCTCACTTGTTCAACAAAAGTAGACCTAACGAAGAAGTgttgtttttttgtttaagtAAGTAATTAGTGTTAACTAATAGGATTAATATATGATGAGGGCGgaggggtggggtggggggtcTCAATGGCAGTTACTTTTAGAAGAGTAATGGAGGATAAATTATAGGAATATTAACTAATGCATCTAATAATGGGGAGAGTTATTAGGGCCTCTTTCACTTAACCATTCTTTACTTTCCATTAATCATGTCAAATTATGATCTCGCTTGTTGAGTATAtaagtatgtatttttaataaaatatcaaatattacatATTTTTCAATATAATACACCTAATTAGTgacatctttataaaattaaaggaaacAAATTATAAATTCAATTAATAACGTCGGAGTTTTGATGTCGGCGAGGAAGGTATAtgatgttattttttaaaaaaaatgtgagTAAAATTGATTTCATATAAAATTGAGGAGAAGTGAAAGATTTTTCACAAAAATTCGAAGAAACTaatatttcaagtttttaaTTGGTTTAAGATACAATATTATGTTAACACATAACTCGTAGAAGCAATTCATTCAACGCCTATAaacataaaaagaagaaaaacttcCGACAAAAATTTCAACAAATAATGCAAAGCttgaattttaattattcaaTCTGTGAATTGAATTCACGGTTCAAAGAAAACTAAAGAGGGcatgcaaaaataaaaaaataacatgaaAGCAATTAATAATGAATCTCCAAAACAATGGTGCCTACACAATAGTAAAAGTTAAAAGAATGAATAGATGGAAAAATTGTAAATTTACCACTCAGAAGAGAAGACCACAAAGAAAGGCTTTATGTTTTGTACTTCCTGTAAGAAGCATAGTTCAGTAGGAATTGATGTGCTACGATTAAGGATAGTGGTAATGATAAAGTAGTTTCAATGAGAAGTTGTAAAATCGTAATGAGATTAGATAAAATTTTGgatcaattaaaatattaaaaaagagatatattttttattaaacatCCACAGATActtttaagaattatttttccTATTAAATGTGTTTCGTCAACTTTTTTcattgtttaattatttttatttttgtcgtTATTTAGTAAGATTCCAATTGCATGATctatttaagttttttttttaattaaatatttataattttatactaaagttttttatttatatgtttttcatttttttgtccatcgttattgtgttatatttgatttttttgataattcaaaaatatttatctcctcaacattaaatatttatactCTTATACTGAAGTTctttatttatatgtttttcattttttttcccaTCATTGTTGTCTTATATTTTTGTCCATCGTTGTTGTGttatatacaattttttttcctttactaCTTTTGTCTTTTTCATTCTAtttgtattaataatatatagatataaatTTAATGTATACATACAATTTTTTGGGAATTATGATAACCCATCATATTTAGTATTATGGATGACGTTATCTCTTAGCTAAATTTGATGGAAATAGGATTGCAACTATTTGGAATTGCTcagttttttatttgttttaaaaatacaaatttaattgacattaaaataaattaaaaattcccAACTTTCACATTTAATAGGGTTTCATAGTTCGTGGCTAGTTGGTGAAAGTTTTTACTTGgcatttcattttaatttaaaataataattttcaaatttcaataatGATTTATGGGTATATGGGTGCCTTTATCCTATGAATTCAACAGTAAAAGGCGGTTACATTAATATTGGATATATAATTGTGAAATAAGACAAAGGTATAATTTGCAcggttattttttttatgtttttacagttttaaagtttattttatttaattaccaTATTAGTTTGGATGAATACAAATTCTgagtttaaaatttaaaaataaagagcATATGAGGACTGATAAGTTGCATCGATTACATACATGAAAATCGCAGGCGGTTACCATTTTATTAGGAACTCAAAATTATTCAGTTATTAGCATTTTAAGATATAATTATTTGTCATTTAATAATGTAACTTTCACAACcgttagatttttattttttattttaatattaaataaatattgttaatttcatttttctgggtgcatttataataatttatattatatgatgCACTATTACTACATTTGTAAAATTATATCGATTActgtttttttctttaaaaaatgttgattatttgttttaaaaaattacaaacGTGGgagatttaaaataaaatatacttaaaACTGCCAAGTGGCAGATGCACATAAAAAAGTGAT
The genomic region above belongs to Solanum dulcamara chromosome 5, daSolDulc1.2, whole genome shotgun sequence and contains:
- the LOC129890715 gene encoding transcription factor bHLH52-like, with the translated sequence MASVSYYSASKLEPNVQEFNFEEMAMQQLPPELLFDFNYDVEQSFYNENQDHDCYFDPDEFFLPIEMNNNSCFMPEYSAFEKQQKVFQDNCPSTHNFCFIPEYSIYERTPKHQKFFQDICLPNSNIITPSTHNSCFLPEYSVYESTPKQQEVFQDNFLPPHGLFNEEFVPNPSIFQDFASYSLPEILMPVFSSGCSNNTGVVAKKDGGNNNNNNNNEKKKMSAQSMAARQRRKKITDKTQELGKLIPGGHKMNTAEMLQATFKYIKFLQAQTALLQFMGRYQENEKLLETSDLHKLVGSSLIQEKLYSSEKCLVPKVFLEALENNQEIQNSQVLEEVKSLIK
- the LOC129890716 gene encoding transcription factor bHLH52-like, producing MPVFSSGCSNNTGVVAKKDGGNNNNNEKKKMSAQSMAARQRRKKITDKTQELEKLIPGGHKMNTAEMFQATFKYIKFLQAQAALLQFMGRYQEDKKSFETSSDLHKLVGSSLILEKLYSSEKCLVPKVFLEALENNQEFQNSIVLEEVKSLIR